In one window of Henckelia pumila isolate YLH828 chromosome 1, ASM3356847v2, whole genome shotgun sequence DNA:
- the LOC140875740 gene encoding aquaporin PIP1-3: MAEGKEEDVRLGANKYTERQPLGTAAQTDKDYKEPPPAPLFEPGELKSWSFYRAGIAEFVATFLFLYITILTVMGVNRAPNKCASVGIQGIAWAFGGMIFALVYCTAGISGGHINPAVTFGLFLARKLSLTRALFYIVMQCLGAICGAGVVKGFMVGPYERLKGGANMVSHGYTKGDGLGAEIIGTFVLVYTVFSATDAKRNARDSHVPLLAPLPIGFAVFLVHLATIPITGTGINPARSLGAAIIYNKSQAWDDHWIYWVGPFIGAALAAVYHQIVIRAIPFKSSRAC, translated from the exons ATGGCAGAGGGAAAGGAGGAAGATGTTAGGCTTGGAGCCAACAAATACACCGAGAGGCAGCCATTAGGCACGGCAGCTCAGACGGATAAAGATTACAAGGAGCCACCGCCAGCCCCTTTGTTTGAGCCTGGGGAGCTGAAATCTTGGTCCTTTTACAGGGCTGGAATTGCGGAGTTCGTGGCCACTTTCTTGTTTTTGTACATCACGATCCTGACTGTCATGGGGGTCAATAGAGCTCCGAACAAATGCGCTTCTGTTGGTATTCAGGGCATCGCTTGGGCCTTTGGTGGCATGATCTTTGCCCTTGTTTACTGCACTGCTGGTATTTCAG GAGGGCACATCAATCCAGCTGTGACCTTTGGCTTGTTCCTGGCAAGGAAGCTTTCCTTGACCAGAGCTCTGTTCTACATTGTGATGCAGTGCCTTGGTGCCATCTGTGGTGCTGGTGTGGTGAAGGGCTTCATGGTGGGACCTTACGAAAGACTGAAAGGTGGGGCAAACATGGTGAGCCATGGCTACACCAAAGGTGATGGGCTTGGTGCTGAGATTATTGGGACTTTTGTTCTTGTTTACACTGTGTTTTCTGCAACAGATGCCAAGAGAAACGCCAGAGACTCGCATGTCCCT CTTCTGGCTCCTCTTCCTATCGGATTCGCCGTATTCCTTGTTCATCTGGCTACCATTCCCATCACTGGAACCGGCATCAACCCTGCTAGGAGCCTCGGAGCCGCCATCATCTACAACAAATCCCAAGCATGGGACGACCAC TGGATCTACTGGGTTGGTCCCTTCATTGGAGCTGCTCTCGCCGCAGTTTACCACCAAATCGTGATCAGAGCCATTCCCTTCAAAAGCAGCAGGGCTTGCTAA